The Candidatus Methylacidiphilales bacterium genome includes the window GAACCTTCCGGCGGCAGGCACAACCATTGCCTGACCTCACCGGTCTATCGAGAAGCCGTATACCGGATCAACCGCACCCTGGCGCTACGCTATGGGAAGCATCCGGCCCTCGCGCTCTGGCACATCGGCAATGAACTCAGCGGGGAATGCCACTGCGACCTTTGTCGGTCGGCGTTCCACGCTTGGTTGCGCCAGCGTTACGTGAGCCTGGACAAACTCAACAGCGCATGGTGGACGTCTTTCTGGAACCACACCTTCACGGATTGGAGCCAGATCCCCACCTACGACCGGAGCATCGACGGCCTGGCGCTGGATTGGAAGCGCTTCGTCAACGACCAGCACTGTTCCTTCCTCGATAACGAGATGGCCCCCCTGCGGGAGATCACGCCGGATATTCCCTGCACAACCAACTTCATGGGCACCCATCACGCGACCAATTATTGGCAGTGGTCCGGTAAGCTGGACTGTATTTCCAACGACCATTATCCGCTTTACGACGACCGGGAGGATGGATGGAAAAAATGCCTGAATACCGATTTCGTGCACAGCCTTATGCGCGGGATGGCACACGGGGGGCCTTGGATCCTGATGGAGTGTTCCCCCAGCTCCGTCAATTGGGGCAAGGTCAACAAGCTCAAGCGTCCGCGCGTGCACCTGCAGGAAGTCCTGCAGGCTGTGGCCAACGGAGCCGACGTCATCCATTACTTCCAATGGCGCAAGGGCCGCGGAGGCAGCGAGAAGTTCCACGGGGCGGTCGTCGATCATGAGGGAAGCTCGCATTCGCGGGTTTTCAAGGAGTGTACGGAAGTCGGTAAAACTCTGGGGAGATTGAACCACTTGGTTGGCGCAAGACCGGACCGGGCGCCGGTGGCCTTGGTTTACGACTGGGAAAGCCGCTGGGCGCTGTCGGCCTCGGCCGGACCGAAGGTGGAGACCCCGGGCGATCTCTACACCCATACTTGCGAGGAGCATTTCCGCGCCCTCCGTTGTGCCGGTATCGAAGTGGATGTTATCTCCGTGGATGGGCCATTTTCCGACTATTCGCTGGTGGTCACGCCGGCCCTTTTTCTCTTGCGGCAGGAAACAGCCCAAAAGCTGGCCGCCTATGTCGAAGAAGGGGGCCACTGGCTGGCGACCTACCTGACCGGCTATGTGGACGGCCACAACCGCTGCTGGGGCGGAGGCTTCCCCGGGCCGAATCTCCGGGAATTGTTCGGTCTTTGGAATGAGGAAGTGGATTACCTTTACGATGACGAGCAGATTTCTGTGCGGGGTACCACCGAGGGCTTGGGCAAAGCGATGCGGGCCAGGGATGTGATCGAGCATTTGCATGCAGAAGGGGCCAAAGTGATGGCCACCCTGGCTTCGGATTTTTACGCGGGCGCACCCATCATCCTGGGCAACCAACGGAAAAAAGGATCCACCACCTACATCGGAGCCCGTCTGGACGAAGAAAGCTTGTTGGCGGTGTACCGGTTGCTGGGCGGCAGGCTCGAACTTCCCCGACAGCCCCTGCCCTTGGGCGTTGTGCGCAAAACCCGTCCTGGTTCCGAGGGGCCGGTTGAGTTTCTCTTCAATTACAGCCGGCACGATGTCGAAATCAATCTGGGCAATGAGACCTTCCTGCGTCTATCGGACGACCGGCAAATCACCGGCCGGACGACCCTGCGCCCCAACGAGACCCTGATTGGTGGCTTCGATTTGACAGGTATAAAACCCAAGCAGCGAACAGCCCAACCCGCCCCCAATCTATGAAAACCAGATCCAGATCCCACCCGGCCAAAAACAACACATCCGCATTCACCTTGATTGAACTGCTTGTTGTTGTGGTCATCATCGGATTGCTGGCCGCGCTTGTCGTTCCAGCTTTGAACAAGGCACAAAAAAAGGCCGCAGAGACCAAGTCAGTCGCAGTGATGAGGGCTGTACTTGCAGCAAACTCGCTCTACGCAGGTGAAAACAATGGTCAAATTGTTACTATTCGATGGGACACTGATTCTCTGACCAATCCCTATGTGAGCGCCAGCTTCTGGGGACGTCTACAGCCGTATCTATTTCCCGAAATCACGACAACGAATCAGGCCCAACTTTCAACGCAGATAAAGTCAAAGCTGAACACCCTTTTTGGCACGGATGTCTCATCTATGAAGGGCACTCCGTTTTACGGACCTAAGTTGTATGGCGACAAGTCCGGCCTGCCTGTTCCGTTTGCAACAAATTCATATCTTTACGAATTTACCAAGCCTGCGGAGAATGATGGTTGGATTAGGATACAGCAGATCTACAGTGCTCCTTCAACCATTTATCTGACCTATGGTTATGCCATGTTCGATGAAGCCGATGCCGAGACTTATGTTGATCTGCCCAAAAATAACGCTCGGCCAACCAACAACATCTTCTATCTGCCATCACGAAGGACAATCGCAGGCTTTTTGGATGGCAGGGTGGAATACCTGACCCCGCCTATCGCAGAAAAAATGGTCTTTATTGACGGATCGTCCCAGTAAGATCAAAAGACCAAATCACATTGAGTGGGCGACGGGTTTTTCGGGAGGGCGAGGCTCCCGCCGAGCGGGGTTCAGGTCATCATGCCCAAACCGGCTCAGCAGGAGCTTCGCCCTCCCGCAAGGCGCATTATCGCCTGATGTAGGTGGCTGGGTATTAGAGAGCACGAGAAAGATAGAGCATAAAGTATAATAACTTGAATGAGTGTCTAGAAGTCATCTCAAAAATAGGACAAGCCCGCGCTGGGGGTCCAAAAGCCGTCCGGCGAGGCACGAGAAGGGAGCAGGTATGAAATATACCCGTGACCGACGAGCAACGAAGCGGGGCGGCTTTTGGGCCCCAGCCCGGAGGGTGATGGCGGCACCTGCCCGCCCCCTTCGTCGTCTCTCCTTTGCGTATCTCGTTCCAATATGCGCGCTCGCTCCTCCTCGGGCTCGGGCAGGTGGCACTCATCACGCGGACTTGCCCTATTTTTGAGATGACTTCTAGGGAAGAACCTTCCCCATCCCTATGGTGGGCCGCCAGAGTCACTGCGGACGCGTGACCGGGGTGGCCCGGGCCTGGGTGATCACGTCGGCCAGACGCCGGGCTACGGCAGGATGTTGGTCGAAGACGTTGACCGTTTCACCGGGGTCCGCTGAGAGATCGTAGAGGCCCGGTCGGGCGGGGACCTTCGGATCCTTTTTGGCCGATTTCCAGCCATCGGCCAGAGCGAGATCTGGAATGAATTTCCAAGTGCTACTCCGGACGGAGAGGTGGCCACTGCCGCACTGGAGGATCAGGTGTTCGCGGCTGGCGACGCCTTGATCGCCGAGCAAAGCCGGGAGCATGTTGTAGCTGTCGGGCAACGAGCCTGCAGGAAGGGGGATCCCGGCGGCCGCGCAGAGGGTCGCGGGCACATCCAGGGTGGAGACCAGATCCTTGGAAACGCCGGGCTGGATGCGTGACGGCCAGCGGACGATGAACGGCACGCGGGTGCCGCCCTCCCAGGAAGTGGATTTGACACCTCGGAAGGGGCCGGTGGGTCGGTGACCCTGCTCGTTGTTGACGTAGGCTCCGTTGTCACTGCTGTAGATGATCAGGGTGTCCTTGGCCAAGCCGAGTTGGTCCAACTTTTGCAGGACTTGTCCGATAGCATCGTCCAGACCCAGGAGCATGTCGGCGCGTTCTCCCAGGCCGCTGGCCCCGGCGAAGCGGGTTTGGGCAATCTTCGGGGAATGGACGTCATGCGGGGCGAAATAAAGAAAGAAGGGGTTTTCCTTGTTTCGTTCGAGGAATTTGAGGACTTCCGCGGTGTGGTTTTCCGCGATGTCCGCATCCTTCCACCAAGCGGACTGGCCTCCCCTGCCCCAGCCGATGCGATCACGTCCCGCGGACCAGGAAGAAAGGCCAAGTTTTATGGCCTCTTCTTTATCGTAGGAAACCCGGATCGGATCGGCCGGGTCCAGGCCGACGACCCGATGGTCGCGGACAAAGACCGTGGGGATTCGGTCGTTCGTGGCGGGGATGCCGAAAAATTCATCAAAACCAATTTCCAGGGGTCCGGGCTTGAGTTCGCCGTTGTAATCGGGCCTGGTCACTCCCAATCCCAAATGCCATTTGCCGATCACGGCGGTACGATAACCAGCTTTCTGCAAAAGCTTGGGCGCGGTGGCCATGTCTGTTGGGATGACCAGTGGCGTGAGGCCATTGGTCACACCATTCATCACCCCAGGGATACGGCTGCGCCAGGCATACTGGCCGGTGAGCATAGAATAGCGTGTGGGTGTGCAAACGGCGGCGGAGGCGCTGCCATTGACAAATCGAACTCCCTCACTGGCCAGTCGATCGATGTTGGGTGTTTTGATCTGGGTGGCGCCGTAACAGCCCGCATCACCCCAGCCGACATCATCGGCGAGGATGACGATGATGTTTGGCTTGGATGGGCTGGCCTGATCCATTGCGGTGAGGGAGAAGGAGGCCACAGCAGCAAGCAGGGTCGTTAGTGCCGCGAGGATGAGAAAACGATGATTCATGGATTGGGTGGATGGGTTGAGCTGGGGTTCGTATCGCTGCATTTAGGGCATGAAGCCCCTTACCTTGAGCCAGCGCAGCAGTTCGCCATCCCAAGGCGGAGCGGGTTTACCGGGCCCTGGGAGGCCCATGCCGTGTCCGCCCTTCTCGTAAACATGCAGCTCGAAAGGCACTCCGGCTTTGGCTAAAGACGAAGCAAAGAGGAGTGAGTTTTGGACCGGGACGGCTTTATCCCCAAAGGTGTGCCAGAGAAAGGTGGGGGGCGTTTCCTTAGTCACTTGGAGTTCGGTGGAAAGCTGTTGCAAAAGCTCGGCTGGGGGATTTTCGCCCAGAAGCTTATTGAACGATCCCCGATGTGCGTACTCGCCGCTGCTGATGACCGGGTAGCAAAGAACGCCCAGGTCGGGTCGTGAACTTTCCTGCTCAATGGGATCGGTCGCGTCCGGCTTGCCGCCATCGTGGTAGACGAGCAGCGTCGAGGCGAGGTGGCCTCCGGCTGAGGAACCGATGATTCCGATGCGGGCGGGGTCGAGTCCATCCCGGCGGGCCCAAGCGCGGACCGTGCGCAGCCCACGCGCCGCGTCCCCCAGCATGACAGGGTGCCGGTAGCCGGAGGTTCCGAGGCGATACTTGAGCACGTAAGCGGTGATGCCCTGCATGGCCAGCCATTTGGCGTAGCCTTCGCCCTCGTGGTTGGCCAGTGCGCCGTAGCCTCCTCCGGGGAGGACAAGGAAACTGCTGCCGTTGGACTTTCCCTCTGCTGGTAGATAGGCGGTGAGGGTTGGAATATCTTTTTCTTCCGAGCCGAGGGCACCGGGAGGTCCCTCAGGCCACAGAGGCCATGTTTCCGCAAAAAGTTCGGGAATCAGGGTGATGGACGCGATGGCAAGAAGAGTTGGTATGTTCATGGAAGTGTTTTCACAGTATTTATATTGAGTGCTGCTTCTGGTGGATGGAATCATTTCTGGTTCTTGGAGACGACAAACCAAGCTTCAT containing:
- a CDS encoding beta-galactosidase, translating into MKPTPRMPAAGFIMYGADYNPDQWLGQERVLSEDIELMKKAWVTSASIGIFSWTAMEPKPGVYTFDWLDAVMERFAKAGMKVFLATPSGSKPMWLSEKHIEIRRVGLDGRREPSGGRHNHCLTSPVYREAVYRINRTLALRYGKHPALALWHIGNELSGECHCDLCRSAFHAWLRQRYVSLDKLNSAWWTSFWNHTFTDWSQIPTYDRSIDGLALDWKRFVNDQHCSFLDNEMAPLREITPDIPCTTNFMGTHHATNYWQWSGKLDCISNDHYPLYDDREDGWKKCLNTDFVHSLMRGMAHGGPWILMECSPSSVNWGKVNKLKRPRVHLQEVLQAVANGADVIHYFQWRKGRGGSEKFHGAVVDHEGSSHSRVFKECTEVGKTLGRLNHLVGARPDRAPVALVYDWESRWALSASAGPKVETPGDLYTHTCEEHFRALRCAGIEVDVISVDGPFSDYSLVVTPALFLLRQETAQKLAAYVEEGGHWLATYLTGYVDGHNRCWGGGFPGPNLRELFGLWNEEVDYLYDDEQISVRGTTEGLGKAMRARDVIEHLHAEGAKVMATLASDFYAGAPIILGNQRKKGSTTYIGARLDEESLLAVYRLLGGRLELPRQPLPLGVVRKTRPGSEGPVEFLFNYSRHDVEINLGNETFLRLSDDRQITGRTTLRPNETLIGGFDLTGIKPKQRTAQPAPNL
- a CDS encoding type II secretion system protein encodes the protein MKTRSRSHPAKNNTSAFTLIELLVVVVIIGLLAALVVPALNKAQKKAAETKSVAVMRAVLAANSLYAGENNGQIVTIRWDTDSLTNPYVSASFWGRLQPYLFPEITTTNQAQLSTQIKSKLNTLFGTDVSSMKGTPFYGPKLYGDKSGLPVPFATNSYLYEFTKPAENDGWIRIQQIYSAPSTIYLTYGYAMFDEADAETYVDLPKNNARPTNNIFYLPSRRTIAGFLDGRVEYLTPPIAEKMVFIDGSSQ
- a CDS encoding arylsulfatase gives rise to the protein MNHRFLILAALTTLLAAVASFSLTAMDQASPSKPNIIVILADDVGWGDAGCYGATQIKTPNIDRLASEGVRFVNGSASAAVCTPTRYSMLTGQYAWRSRIPGVMNGVTNGLTPLVIPTDMATAPKLLQKAGYRTAVIGKWHLGLGVTRPDYNGELKPGPLEIGFDEFFGIPATNDRIPTVFVRDHRVVGLDPADPIRVSYDKEEAIKLGLSSWSAGRDRIGWGRGGQSAWWKDADIAENHTAEVLKFLERNKENPFFLYFAPHDVHSPKIAQTRFAGASGLGERADMLLGLDDAIGQVLQKLDQLGLAKDTLIIYSSDNGAYVNNEQGHRPTGPFRGVKSTSWEGGTRVPFIVRWPSRIQPGVSKDLVSTLDVPATLCAAAGIPLPAGSLPDSYNMLPALLGDQGVASREHLILQCGSGHLSVRSSTWKFIPDLALADGWKSAKKDPKVPARPGLYDLSADPGETVNVFDQHPAVARRLADVITQARATPVTRPQ
- a CDS encoding alpha/beta hydrolase translates to MNIPTLLAIASITLIPELFAETWPLWPEGPPGALGSEEKDIPTLTAYLPAEGKSNGSSFLVLPGGGYGALANHEGEGYAKWLAMQGITAYVLKYRLGTSGYRHPVMLGDAARGLRTVRAWARRDGLDPARIGIIGSSAGGHLASTLLVYHDGGKPDATDPIEQESSRPDLGVLCYPVISSGEYAHRGSFNKLLGENPPAELLQQLSTELQVTKETPPTFLWHTFGDKAVPVQNSLLFASSLAKAGVPFELHVYEKGGHGMGLPGPGKPAPPWDGELLRWLKVRGFMP